The following proteins are encoded in a genomic region of Amphiura filiformis chromosome 11, Afil_fr2py, whole genome shotgun sequence:
- the LOC140164110 gene encoding uncharacterized protein: MDEIVDYNNLQFHEKLGEGGGGTVNRVTFNTPFKGYTEAAAKSVWELPKAEVEIMCKLQHPNIVPMLGFYKNGPINVILLEYAPNGSLHDYLKDPSKPLSQQLTHKWLREVADALEYLHDQHVLHRDIKAQNCLLFDDNVLKLCDFGIAREIDRSQTTSEQKGTHRYMAPEILRGNEQGRGIYSKPSDIYAYGMLTLEIVTRKPPFEGMEWQTVMFSVCGGGRPKIPPECPDHLSHIIQHCWRDDPKRRPTIEDIKEELHKPSEITTTRYTRRPMWITTPFFTDTAYTRVQCCPNGNMVVCGQIPYQLHMLNSDGEHITQLTTKAQGKLGVVQDIAVSSQGYIVAISLYSRFVHVFNSNGTYLHYFSILAAAENFNTKVNPRCVTLDRDGHVLVGDYVRELITIHTCPEGKLVKRIQCCFLGMAVNSKNKIVHTLKCESPSWMCNAVAVIDNAGNKVLRFTPTIHVDAIPGEMSGDKIVARCIVCDPLDRIYVAMCIYKKGTCRLIPNTGHLHQYSRTGAFMRCIDRGIFMPLDLAIASDGTSLIIANGDSILIYKVSQYTNLQIGLHVEEL, translated from the exons ATGGATGAGATAGTTGATTACAATAATCTCCAGTTCCATGAGAAACTTGGAGAAGGCGGTGGTGGAACTGTCAACCGTGTCACATTTAACACACCATTCAAAGGATACACTGAAGCTGCAGCGAAGAGCGTGTGGGAGTTACCAAAAGCTGAAGTTGAGATTATGTGTAAACTACAACATCCAAATATAGTACCTATGTTAGGATTCTATAAAAATGGACCTATAAATGTAATTCTCCTTGAGTATGCGCCTAATGGATCACTGCATGATTATCTCAAAGATCCCTCTAAGCCCCTATCACAACAGTTAACCCATAAATGGTTACGTGAAGTTGCTGATGCACTTGAGTATCTACATGACCAACATGTTCTGCACAGAGACATCAAAGCCCAAAATTGCCTTCTATTTGATGACAATGTCTTGAAATTATGTGACTTTGGTATTGCCCGTGAAATTGATCGTTCTCAGACCACTTCAGAGCAGAAAGGAACCCATCGCTATATGGCACCTGAGATCCTTAGAGGAAATGAACAAGGAAGAGGCATATACTCCAAGCCATCAGACATCTATGCATACGGGATGCTGACTTTAGAGATTGTTACAAGGAAACCACCATTTGAAGGAATGGAATGGCAAACAGTGATGTTCAGTGTTTGTGGAGGTGGGAGACCCAAAATACCACCAGAATGTCCAGATCATCTATCACATATAATACAACACTGCTGGCGTGATGATCCAAAAAGGCGACCCACTATTGAGGATATCAAAGAAG AACTACACAAGCCGTCAGAGATAACTACTACAAGGTATACTAGGAGGCCAATGTGGATCACAACACCATTCTTCACCGACACTGCATACACTCGAGTACAATGCTGTCCAAATGGGAATATGGTAGTTTGTGGTCAGATACCATATCAACTTCATATGCTCAATAGTGATGGGGAACACATAACCCAACTGACAACCAAAGCACAAGGGAAACTTGGTGTAGTACAAGATATAGCAGTGTCATCACAAGGATACATTGTAGCCATAAGTCTGTACAGTAGGTTTGTTCATGTGTTCAACTCAAATGGAACATATCTTCATTATTTCTCTATCTTGGCAGCTGCGGAGAATTTTAATACAAAGGTTAACCCAAGATGTGTAACACTAGATAGGGATGGGCATGTATTGGTGGGTGACTATGTAAGGGAACTAATAACAATCCATACATGTCCTGAGGGTAAACTAGTCAAAAGAATTCAATGTTGCTTTCTAGGCATGGCAGTCAACAGTAAGAATAAGATAGTACATACACTCAAATGTGAGTCACCCAGTTGGATGTGCAATGCAGTAGCTGTTATAGATAATGCAGGCAATAAGGTATTGAGATTCACACCCACGATACATGTAGATGCAATACCAGGAGAAATGTCTGGTGACAAGATTGTTGCAAGGTGTATTGTATGTGATCCACTAGATAGGATCTATGTTGCCATGTGTATTTATAAAAAAGGTACATGTAGACTAATACCCAACACTGGACACCTCCATCAGTACAGTCGTACAGGTGCATTCATGAGATGCATTGATAGAGGCATTTTTATGCCCCTTGATTTGGCAATAGCATCTGATGGGACATCACTGATCATTGCAAATGGTGACTCAATACTAATTTACAAAGTGTCTCAATACACTAATTTACAAATTGGACTACATGTAGAGGAGCTTTAG